The sequence below is a genomic window from Pleurocapsa sp. PCC 7327.
ATCCTCCCGCAGCAAATATGGCTTGATTTAACGGGCTATTTGGGGGAACTTCTACGATTCCGGGTTTCTGGACTTCTCCAACTACGTTAACCTTGATCGTGTCTGGAGAAAAACTAGCCGCAGCTACTTGAGCGGCTTCTCCAGGATCTTGTGCTGTTGCGAGCGGTACGACAATCGTATCTCCTTCCTGTAATACTGCGTCTTGACTCGAATCTCCTTGTTGCAGGAGCTTCCAAAGATCGACTGTGATAGTCCGCTGCTCTCCTGTGCTTGTTAGGCGACGAACTTCGACCTGACGAACGTTGGCGAGGGGTTTGATCCCGCCAGCTACCTGAATGGCACGAGTTACGGTAGGAGCGACGCTTTCACCCCCACCCGTTCCCCCAGGTACGCCCGCTTGACCGGTTCTGGCACTGCCAGTCACCGTATAGGGACCCGGACGAAAAACTTCACCGATTACGGTAATGTTGAGAGGCTGAGTTTTATCGGGAGCAAAACTAGCAGAACGCAACTGAGAGGCTTGTGCTAGGTTTATCTCTTCCGATGTAGGAACGTAGACGATGTCTCCGTCTTGAAGGAGCAAATCTTGCCGAAAATCGGCAGCTTGCAAGAGCTGCATGAGGTCTACTTCGACGATTTGTTCGGAACCGGCATGGGTGCGCCGACGAATCTGAACCTTACGAATGTCAGCGAGGGGATTGATTCCACCAGCTGCTTTGAGTGCCTGCGTGACGGTTGGCAGTCCAGCGCCTTGCTGACCCGGCTGACCTTGGCCTTGAATGGTATGAGTACCTGGCTGCCGAACCTCGCCCAAAACGGCGATATTGATCGGGCGGTTTCTATCGACAGAAAAGCTAGCTGCTGCTAGCTGGGGAGCTTCTGCCAGGTTAATCTGGCTGGCAGTCGGGATAAAGATAGTATCGCCATCTCGCAGCGTTAAGTCATTACCGAGATTACCTGTCTGGATTACCTGCCACAGATCGACAGTAATCGTCTGCTGGGAACCCCGACCTTGGAGACGACTCACTCGAACGTTACGTAAGTCTGCGGCTTGAGTGATTCCTCCAGCAAGCTGCAATGCTTGGGCAATAGTGGGCAATTGCCCCCCCGTCCCTCCTTCGCGAGCTTCGCGCGACATGGTGTAGGAACCGGGACGGTTAACTTCTCCGGCAATCCCGATTCTCACCGGACGCGGTGTCAGCAAGTTAACGGTCACTTGGGGGTCTCGGAGAACCCTTGCACTTGCGTATTTAGCGGCAATAGCTTTGGCTGCTTGTTCTAAGGTCATTCCCCCAACTGGCACGCTGCCAATTCTGGGTAGGTTGAGCGAACCGTCGATCAAAACCTGATGCTCGCCGCTGTATTGGGGTAACTGAAAGACATCGACGCGAACGCGATCGCCTGCTCCTAAAATATAAGCCGTTTCGGAAGCACCTGCGCTGGTTTCGGCGGGAGTTAGCGCTACTTCGATAGATGACGATCGAGCTGTTGCGGCTTGAGGATCGATTGTTATGGCTACGGTTGATACAATTAAACCCGTAGTGAGTAGAATCATCCGTTTGAGCCGATCTAAAGCATTAGACATAGGCAGATTTTTATTTAATTTATAAGACAAGAATATTGTTTTTAACGAGTTAAGTAAAGCAATCAATCGATTTTTAAAGATAAAACCGTTAAAAGCAGGGATCGTTAGGATCGATAGGGCATTTTAATCTAGAGAATCTGCCCAACTTTTTTACTATTTCCTGACAAACTAATATCTAAAGTTGAGTAAAAGCTGCATAAATTACTCCTCTAGATAGGAACTGGAAAAGAACTTTATAGCTAATGGGAATTGGCTGACTCATAACAAGAGGTTGAGCGGTAATGAATACCCGTGTTTTTGAATTTGACGTAGCGACTGTAAAATCACAAGCGCAAGAACTTAAGCTGAGCCGCGTTCAAGGTCGCTATTTTAGCGAAGAGCTTGGCAATGGCGTCGTTTTAGAGATGGTAGCTATTCCTGCTGGAATCTACGCGATGGGTTCGCCGGACGATGAAATCGAAAGATACGACAACGAAAGACCTCAACATTGGGTTGCGATCGAACCATTTTTTATGAGCAAATACCCCATTACCCAAGCTCAGTGGCAGGCAGTCGCTACCTTAGATCCCGTTGAGCTACCCCTCATTCCTAATCCCTCCAAATTCAAAGGAGCCGATCGCCCGGTCGAGAAAGTCTCTTGGTACGAAGCCGTCGAGTTTTGCCGGCGACTGTCGGAACTTTATAGCAAAAATTATCGACTTCCTACTGAGGCTGAATGGGAATATGCCTGTCGAGCTGGAACGATAACCCCTTTCCATTTTGGGAAAAGACTGCCGCAGCATTTGGCTAACACTCATGGTTCGCAACTGAGAAGTAAAAAGGTTGAGGGAACCACGCCAGTAGGAGCCTTCGGAGTAGCTAACGCTTTCGGTTTGTATGACATGCACGGGAACGTCTACGAATGGTGTCTCGATCTCTGGCACGACGATTATGAAGGAGCGCCTGCTGATGGCAGTGCTTGGTTGATTGCCGAGGATCGGGAGGGATTGCGTGTCATTCGCGGTGGGTTTTGGCTGTCTCATCCTAAACATTGCTGTTCGGCTTATCGCGATTGTTGCGAACCCGATTCTAGGTCAAGCGTTGTTGGTCTTCGAGTGGTTTGCGAAGCACAAAGTCTTAGCATTTCCTCCCTCAGACCAACTGAGTGCTTGCCCGACGACTCATGTGGTAGCTAAATTCACTAACCGATGGATTGGGGATCTCTGGATTGATCGTGCGAGTCGTAGATTGCCAATCGCTTCTTTTAGCGGGAATTGCTGCTAGCGTACCATCTGCTTGCCTGGAAAGTCGCATCCAAATCGTGCCGTGTTCCTCGCAAAAGAACTCTTCTAACCAAGCATTGCGGTCTACATAGGCAGAATTTTGGGTTGCTAAAAAGCTGGCTTTTTTTCGGGTGATCCCCAGGTTTTTTTTAAGCTCTGATATGTCCTGGTAAAACAAATAGTATTTTTGACCCCCTAGACGCCATAGACGTTGTTGACAGCAAGGACAATAGAACTTTTGAATTTGGCTTCTTTTTTTTCTTTTGTTAGACATTTTTTCTAATGAATTAGGGTGAACATAACGTTGAAGCTAATTTGGCTAGGGAACTATTAGTGATTAATTATCTTCTTTTTCTATGCTATAAGCAATAGCCTTAAAGATGTATAAGATTTTTGTCAAGAATATACTAGCTTGTGTAAAGATTCTGTGAATTCTTTCTGGTTTTTATCTTAAGGTTAACTATTACTTGAAAGAATCATTGATATTAATTAAGTCAAACTTAAAACTCACAATAAATAAAGTGTTTTATAACACAAACGATTGTTAACTTACTGTAATTCTTTAAAAAATCTTTTTAGGAAAAAAGTTAACAAGATCGTTTACTAAGTAAATATACTCAGCAATCTATGAGGCAATCGAAGTTAGCTAGAAAGTAAGACCGCTAATTATCTAATTTGTCTATTCAAAAAAGCATAAAATAAGCTAATTAGAAAATCAATAAAGAGAAAATTGCTGTTTTTCTCTTATTTTAAGATATGCAATTTAAATTAAGTTATTTACATGGCAGCAAAATTCCTATGAAGCTATCGTAAATCGATGAGTTTCAAGGAGACAATCGAGCTGTTCTAAGGCTCGCTCCATACCTTTTTGGGCAGTTGGCGAAAAGCTCTCTCCCAGTTCAAAATTCGTTCCCGGTACGGCGATTAACCAAGCTGGCGGACAATGACCGAAGACAGTTCGGGCAAGCAACAGCACCCCGCGCGGATCGCTACTGTGGCTGCTTGGGGTGCCAGAGTCAAGCGGTTCTACCGAGCAAACTTTTACATCTTGTACATCTTGCATCTGTGAAGCCAGATAGGCATCGACAAAAATAACAAGTTCTGTCTCGGCAATATCAGCGGCAAGTTCGGGGGTTAATTGATGCCTCCAAAGCGATCGCACTCCGACTCGATTCTGCCGGGCAACAACTTTAGCGATTTCCTGTCCGACGCCATCATCGCTGCGCAAGTCATTTCCATAGCCAACGATTAGTACCTTAGATTGAGTATTGGCGAGATTGTTATTCATAATCTTTATCAGAATCTGAATTTATCCCCTAACACTCTTATACTTCAGAGGGCTTCGATCGATTTCCGGATTGATTGTATATTTATTGTTTATTTTCTTCTGGCGAACTTGGAGAGGGAGAGCTAGAGGAATTAGGGGTTCCCAGTACGTTTTCCTCATCAACCGATTTCGAGGTCTCAGAGGTGGAATGTTCTCGTTCTGACTCCGGTAACATTTCCTCGCGGTTCGCCCCAGCATCAACGATTTCCACTGTGGGTTCCGAGGAAATCTCTGTTAATTTTACTTTCTCGCTCGTTTTCGTTTGGGGACTTTCGGCTTCGGCTCGATGAGCTTCAATATGCGTTTCTTCGTCTCTATCGCGGGATCCTACTTCAATTTCTGCTTGGTTAGATGTCTCTGTTTCTGGCTCGGATGTAGCGATCGCGTCTGTAGATTCGACGACAGCCGCAGGTTCTAGAGTTTGGGGAATGCTTGCGTCCTCATCGGTTTTATTGCTGCTTTCTGTTTCGGCTTCCGACGAATCTAGGGCTGCCGTAATACTTTCTGGTTTGGCGGAAGGGATTTTGGGTTCGGGCTTTTGCTTGCCAAAACCGAATAGCTTTTTAAAAGAAAAGCTTTCTTTGCTTTGCGTTGCTGGTTTATCTTCAGGAGTCGTCGCGGCTTGAGTAATTTCCTCTTGTGCCGTCTCGCCTTCTGGGGGGATGGAAATTGCTTCCTCAACGACTGTTTCGCTAGTTGGTTCGGGTATGGGAGGTTCAGAAGGCTCTGAGGTGACGACTTCTGCTTGGGGTGGCGCTGGTTCCTCAGCTTCTACTTCTGGAGGAGTTTCAACAACTTCTAATGGTGTTTTAGCAGCTGGAGGGGCAACAGTTATAGGCGGGGGCGAAGGTTGTTTTTTCTTAAAGGCGCTGCTCACACGGTTTTGCAACCACGCTAATAAAGAAAAGCTTTCTATCTCGGCGATCGCTTCTGGATTAGCGATCGCCCATCTCAATTTTAGAGTTTGCCAGCCGAAGGTCAGGATGAGAGCCGTACCTGCCACTTGACCTAACAACAAGCCTCCTCGAAGTTGTTGGGCACCAAGCCAGAGGACTAGGGTATAGAATAAGCCAATACCGCTCCAGAGAAAGTCATCTTGGCGATGAAGCTTGGGGCGAAAGAAAGCGGTTAGGAAAAGGGCTAGGCTGCCAAGTCCGACGACGATCGCTAGGATGTATGCCAGCATGATGGGGTTGCTCCTTCGGTGTTCCTCCTATCCCATTGTGATGCAAGTTGTCCCTTATCGACAAAAGATTCTTTATCTCTACAGAAGCAATTTTGTCTTACTAGATATCTGCTGAGTTTCACAACCCAAGAGACTCGCGATCGCGAGAGCAATAACTTTAACTATAATACCGGATTCAAAAACAGCATGGTAAACTCCACCTGCTTTCCCTTTCTCTAGCGCCAGTTAAGTTAAGTATAGTAGCGATCGCTATTTTTCACTTCGCCACCAAGCGCGTACCAGTTTAATTTCTTCATAGCCGAAGCTTTCTCCTAAAACTTCTTTCAAACTTTTTAGAGAATCGGCTCCTTTTGTTTGTATGGCTTGGATAATTAATTCTTGCTTGGCTGGAACCACGAAATCATTAATATCTATCGGCTGATTCGTTTCTATCAGTTCGCACAAGTGAGTATAAATAGTCGAGATGGTAAAACCTCGTCTCTGGGCGATTTCTTCTACAGACAAGCCCTGCTGATAAAGTTGTAGAGTCATTTTTTGACTATTTGAAGGCAGAGAAACGGGTAGTTTTTGTTCCTGATAAAAGGCACGAATTTCAGAAACAAACTGCTCTCCATACCGTTCGAGTTTGTGAGCGCCAACACCAGAAATTTTAGCAAATTCTTGTAAAGTTTTTGGTTGCATTTGCGCCATTAATTTGAGGCTATAATCGGAAAAAATAACGTAAGGGGGAAGAGAATGAAGATCGGCTATTTGTTTGCGCAATTGCTTTAATCTTTCCAAAAGAATTTCAACTTCTGCTGCTCTGGGATTATAACTTTCTAAAACTTTAGAATTGGAAGGTGCAGTAACAGCTATTTGCACCGAGCGCATCTTTCGTAGGATTTCCCAACTTCGTTTATTTAATTTCAAAACGGGATAGCCGTCGGTCGTTTCATCGACTAATCCTTGATGAATTAAAGATCGT
It includes:
- a CDS encoding polysaccharide biosynthesis/export family protein, coding for MSNALDRLKRMILLTTGLIVSTVAITIDPQAATARSSSIEVALTPAETSAGASETAYILGAGDRVRVDVFQLPQYSGEHQVLIDGSLNLPRIGSVPVGGMTLEQAAKAIAAKYASARVLRDPQVTVNLLTPRPVRIGIAGEVNRPGSYTMSREAREGGTGGQLPTIAQALQLAGGITQAADLRNVRVSRLQGRGSQQTITVDLWQVIQTGNLGNDLTLRDGDTIFIPTASQINLAEAPQLAAASFSVDRNRPINIAVLGEVRQPGTHTIQGQGQPGQQGAGLPTVTQALKAAGGINPLADIRKVQIRRRTHAGSEQIVEVDLMQLLQAADFRQDLLLQDGDIVYVPTSEEINLAQASQLRSASFAPDKTQPLNITVIGEVFRPGPYTVTGSARTGQAGVPGGTGGGESVAPTVTRAIQVAGGIKPLANVRQVEVRRLTSTGEQRTITVDLWKLLQQGDSSQDAVLQEGDTIVVPLATAQDPGEAAQVAAASFSPDTIKVNVVGEVQKPGIVEVPPNSPLNQAIFAAGGFTNRAENDTVELIRLNPNGTVSRQEISIDFAQKLNNENNPVLYNNDVIVVGRSSLAGISDTLDAVLNPVGRFFSIFTLPFTLFNLFD
- a CDS encoding formylglycine-generating enzyme family protein; this translates as MNTRVFEFDVATVKSQAQELKLSRVQGRYFSEELGNGVVLEMVAIPAGIYAMGSPDDEIERYDNERPQHWVAIEPFFMSKYPITQAQWQAVATLDPVELPLIPNPSKFKGADRPVEKVSWYEAVEFCRRLSELYSKNYRLPTEAEWEYACRAGTITPFHFGKRLPQHLANTHGSQLRSKKVEGTTPVGAFGVANAFGLYDMHGNVYEWCLDLWHDDYEGAPADGSAWLIAEDREGLRVIRGGFWLSHPKHCCSAYRDCCEPDSRSSVVGLRVVCEAQSLSISSLRPTECLPDDSCGS
- a CDS encoding hydrogenase maturation protease, encoding MNNNLANTQSKVLIVGYGNDLRSDDGVGQEIAKVVARQNRVGVRSLWRHQLTPELAADIAETELVIFVDAYLASQMQDVQDVKVCSVEPLDSGTPSSHSSDPRGVLLLARTVFGHCPPAWLIAVPGTNFELGESFSPTAQKGMERALEQLDCLLETHRFTIAS
- a CDS encoding Ycf66 family protein produces the protein MLAYILAIVVGLGSLALFLTAFFRPKLHRQDDFLWSGIGLFYTLVLWLGAQQLRGGLLLGQVAGTALILTFGWQTLKLRWAIANPEAIAEIESFSLLAWLQNRVSSAFKKKQPSPPPITVAPPAAKTPLEVVETPPEVEAEEPAPPQAEVVTSEPSEPPIPEPTSETVVEEAISIPPEGETAQEEITQAATTPEDKPATQSKESFSFKKLFGFGKQKPEPKIPSAKPESITAALDSSEAETESSNKTDEDASIPQTLEPAAVVESTDAIATSEPETETSNQAEIEVGSRDRDEETHIEAHRAEAESPQTKTSEKVKLTEISSEPTVEIVDAGANREEMLPESEREHSTSETSKSVDEENVLGTPNSSSSPSPSSPEENKQ